One stretch of Tenrec ecaudatus isolate mTenEca1 chromosome 18, mTenEca1.hap1, whole genome shotgun sequence DNA includes these proteins:
- the LOC142432622 gene encoding vomeronasal type-1 receptor 2-like: MDTYGKISTDLIIPMIHVFQIVIGAMGNFSLIIHYICLYFHGCKSRSTDLTLRNLIVANSLVILSKGVPQTIAAFGLKDFHNDLECQIVLYIHRVARGVSIGSTCLLSAFQAITINPRNSRWPYFKIKARKYIGLSNKLLWVLQVLVSASFPIYTAVKYSNKTITKKNNRGFCCLPFNDNNTFTLFIVLISSFDVSCVVIMSWASGSMVSVLYRHKQQVSHIHRNSLSHRCSPETRASQSIILLVSTFVFFYGFSSIIYAYLALVDNYSPWLADLSKLISEFFPTISPFILMSSKTHVMKICCVCCGRKVPFPPLV; this comes from the coding sequence atGGATACTTATGGAAAGATCTCAACGGATTTGATCATACCAATGATCCACGTATTTCAGATAGTCATTGGAGCCATGGGGAATTTCTCACTCATCATTCATTACATTTGCCTGTACTTTCACGGATGCAAGTCACGGTCCACAGACTTAACTCTCCGAAATCTGATTGTGGCTAATTCCTTGGTGATTCTCTCCAAAGGAGTCCCCCAGACAATTGCAGCATTTGGACTGAAAGACTTCCACAATGATCTCGAATGCCAAATTGTTTTATACATTCACAGAGTGGCCAGGGGTGTGTCCATTGGCAGCACCTGCctgttgagtgccttccaagcCATTACCATCAACCCCAGGAACTCCAGGTGGCCATACTTCAAGATAAAAGCCCGAAAATATATTGGTCTCTCCAATAAACTCTTATGGGTGCTACAGGTGTTGGTCAGTGCCAGTTTCCCTATTTATACGGCTGTGAAATACAGCAACAAAAccataacaaagaaaaataaccGGGGGTTCTGTTGTTTGCCATTCAATGACAACAATACCTTCACACTCTTTATTGTGTTGATATCCTCCTTTGATGTTTCATGTGTAGTCATTATGTCCTGGGCCAGTGGATCCATGGTTTCCGTCCTGTACAGACATAAGCAGCAGGTCAGCCACATTCATAGGAACAGCCTCTCACACAGATGCTCCCCTGAGACCCGAGCTTCCCAAAGCATCATTCTCCTGGTGAGCACCTTTGTATTCTTTTATGGATTTTCTTCCATTATTTATGCttatttggctcttgtggataaTTATAGTCCATGGCTGGCTGATCTGTCTAAATTAATAAGTGAGTTTTTCCCAACAATCAGCCCCTTTATTCTCATGAGCAGCAAGACCCATGTAATGAAAATATGTTGTGTTTGTTGTGGGAGGAAAGTGCCATTTCCGCCTCTTGTATGA